A genome region from Akkermansiaceae bacterium includes the following:
- a CDS encoding DUF4194 domain-containing protein, with the protein MNLEPEITESPGLITLPEGERARLGEALQELLATGSITGLENSKSALYHWCRQYFEWVKEAAALAGLEVLIVHEERLIQAIPTSGALRLKLPKDATLIWLALWYAGDVRWRDEGQDQAFLSVAELNGLIQDQLIPDAIGVFPRGRMQEILRQAARFNLIRFEPAEPFEESGIEVLPAIRRVVPFRELADWTAAASAFSADDVITTDTVEEENA; encoded by the coding sequence TTGAATCTAGAACCCGAAATCACCGAATCCCCCGGCCTCATCACCCTCCCGGAGGGCGAGCGCGCACGCCTCGGCGAAGCCCTCCAGGAGCTCCTCGCAACCGGCTCCATCACCGGTTTGGAAAACTCGAAGTCCGCCCTCTACCACTGGTGCCGCCAGTATTTCGAGTGGGTCAAGGAAGCCGCCGCCCTCGCCGGGCTTGAGGTGCTGATCGTCCACGAGGAGCGCCTCATCCAAGCCATCCCCACCAGCGGCGCGCTCCGCCTGAAACTTCCGAAAGACGCCACCCTCATCTGGCTCGCCCTCTGGTATGCGGGCGATGTCCGCTGGCGCGATGAAGGCCAGGATCAGGCTTTCCTCTCCGTCGCTGAACTCAACGGCCTCATCCAGGACCAGCTCATCCCGGATGCCATCGGCGTCTTCCCGCGCGGACGCATGCAGGAAATCCTCCGCCAAGCAGCCCGCTTCAACCTCATCCGCTTCGAACCCGCCGAACCCTTCGAGGAATCCGGCATCGAAGTCCTCCCCGCCATCCGCCGCGTCGTGCCTTTCCGCGAACTCGCCGACTGGACGGCCGCCGCATCCGCTTTCTCCGCCGACGATGTAATTACTACGGACACAGTAGAGGAGGAAAACGCATGA